The proteins below come from a single Seriola aureovittata isolate HTS-2021-v1 ecotype China chromosome 23, ASM2101889v1, whole genome shotgun sequence genomic window:
- the ecsit gene encoding evolutionarily conserved signaling intermediate in Toll pathway, mitochondrial, whose translation MKCSRCLLQLQCVSLVGRSARSAARCGALLQTASSSSQPSVLHNAQHQVLRLFHTSPACAKSEHIPAEFDHENNKKRDKSLITHDDLFERVAQEARTKATFNKVVDVFTKRDIRRRGHVEFIYAALKKMPEFGVERDLAVYNKLLDVFPKEVFVPRNFIQRMFNHYPRQQECGVQLLEQMENYGIMPNVTTKVLLVQIFGEKSHPMRKYQRIMYWFPKFKHINPFPVPQQLPEDPVDLARFSLRRIANDLDAKVTIYQLPCTDVTESGQEIKLPHIVGIQSPDQMELLAKHNPSRPVFVEGPFPLWLRRTCVYYYVLRADPTPPEEKVEEPYDPERCLDYPLQLDLDLDRDLGDDESFDVEDLDEGPVFGMCMTSQGDQATLNQWISGLQQNNPVLGRVPTLFRLDTGPRELQGPADVESGHTHRPEPETQTQEGQPEEESEEEELRRSQRMK comes from the exons ATGAAGTGTTCCCGCTGCCTGCTCCAGCTGCAGTGTGTCAGCCTGGTGGGCCGTTCAGCCCGGTCTGCTGCCCGGTGTGGTGCTCTGCTTCAGacagcctcctcctccagtcagCCCAGCGTGCTGCATAACGCCCAGCACCAG GTGTTGAGGCTTTTCCACACCAGCCCAGCTTGTGCCAAGAGTGAGCACATACCTGCAGAGTTTGATCATGAGAACAACAAGAAGAGGGACAAGTCTCTGATCACCCACGATGACCTGTTTGAGCGGGTGGCCCAGGAGGCCAGAACCAAAGCCACGTTCAATAAGGTGGTGGATGTCTTCACCAAGAGAGACATCAGGCGGCGGGGTCACGTGGAGTTTATCTACGCCGCTCTGAAGAAGATGCCGGAGTTCGGCGTGGAGAGAGACCTCGCCGTCTACAACAAGCTTCTGGACGTTTTCCCCAAAGAAGTGTTTGTGCCCAGAAACTTCATCCAGCGAATGTTCAACCACTATCCCCGACAGCAGGAGTGTGGAGTGCAGCTACTGGAGCAGATGGAGAACTACG GTATCATGCCCAACGTGACGACCAAAGTCCTGCTGGTCCAGATCTTTGGAGAGAAGAGCCACCCCATGAGGAAGTACCAGCGCATCATGTACTGGTTCCCCAAGTTCAAGCACATAAACCCCTTCCCGGTCCCCCAGCAGCTGCCGGAGGACCCGGTGGACCTGGCTCGCTTCAGCCTCAGACGCATCGCTAACGACCTGGACGCAAAAGTCACCATCTACCAG CTGCCCTGTACAGATGTCACAGAGAGCGGCCAAGAGATAAAACTTCCACATATAGTAG GGATCCAGAGCCCCGACCAGATGGAGCTGCTGGCCAAGCACAACCCGAGCAGGCCGGTGTTTGTGGAGGGTCCCTTCCCTCTGTGGCTGAGGAGGACGTGTGTGTACTACTACGTCCTCAGAGCCGACCCCACACCGCCCGAGGAGAAG GTTGAGGAGCCCTATGATCCAGAGAGATGTCTTGACTATCCTCTGCAGCTGGACCTGGATCTGGACCGTGACCTTGGAGACGATGAGAGCTTCGATGTAGAAGACT TGGACGAGGGTCCGGTCTTTGGCATGTGTATGACCAGTCAGGGCGACCAGGCCACCCTCAACCAGTGGATCTCCGGCCTCCAGCAGAACAACCCCGTCCTGGGTCGGGTCCCCACTCTGTTTCGTCTGGACACTGGGCCCCGAGAGCTGCAGGGGCCGGCTGATGTAGAGTCGGGCCACACCCACAGGCCTGAACCAGAGACCCAGACCCAGGAGGGGCAGCCTGAGGAAGaatctgaggaggaggagctgaggaggagccaGAGGATGAAGTAG